From the genome of Flavobacterium ovatum, one region includes:
- a CDS encoding glycoside hydrolase family 5 protein, with protein sequence MKNIYKFFGVLAIACSLSCTHQDKAVFVNGESKGNTETTDALTAQKVILELGPGFNLGNTFETNIHTATFASVKPIIDLYKTAGMKHVRIPTTWMDRFTDKLADANGNINLQNARFIELVKVIDYALSQNMYVILNTHHESWLKDNYDGSEAFDTKFKTLWTGIATHFKDHSKKLIFEVLNEPEGNLGELDGSGPFPDPTNATALAYTRKVNKIGYDAIRATGGNNTTRIIMVGLNGQGNALNIANVYPDKASLPGAGTDNYISIQVHTYNPWAFCGETGSNAAFPGTSFIETGIQNVKIQSVKLNVPIHYGEFGVGRSSNAGERNTDIVRGFYRTIAKTTIAQSMSYSVWDDRGWFALINTAGTSFTNNIVPNMLQ encoded by the coding sequence ATGAAAAATATCTATAAATTTTTTGGTGTACTTGCTATAGCTTGCTCTTTGTCATGTACACACCAAGACAAAGCTGTATTTGTAAATGGAGAATCCAAAGGCAATACGGAAACAACGGATGCCTTAACAGCTCAAAAAGTAATACTTGAACTAGGACCAGGTTTCAATCTAGGAAATACTTTTGAAACTAATATACACACGGCTACTTTCGCAAGTGTCAAGCCTATAATTGATTTGTACAAAACTGCAGGCATGAAACATGTTCGAATTCCAACTACTTGGATGGACCGATTTACAGACAAACTGGCTGACGCTAACGGAAATATCAACTTGCAAAATGCACGTTTTATCGAACTCGTAAAAGTAATCGATTATGCACTAAGCCAAAATATGTATGTGATTCTAAATACACATCACGAAAGTTGGCTAAAAGACAATTATGATGGTTCGGAAGCTTTTGACACTAAATTCAAAACACTTTGGACAGGGATTGCAACCCATTTTAAAGACCATTCAAAAAAATTAATTTTTGAAGTTCTTAATGAACCAGAAGGAAATTTGGGAGAATTAGATGGCTCTGGACCTTTTCCTGACCCTACAAATGCAACGGCATTAGCTTATACTCGAAAAGTAAACAAAATAGGTTATGATGCCATAAGAGCAACTGGCGGAAATAACACCACTAGAATTATAATGGTTGGACTAAACGGTCAAGGGAATGCGTTGAATATTGCCAACGTTTATCCTGACAAAGCTAGTTTACCAGGAGCAGGTACTGATAATTATATATCCATTCAAGTACACACTTATAATCCATGGGCGTTTTGTGGAGAGACAGGTAGTAATGCTGCCTTTCCTGGGACTTCGTTTATTGAAACTGGAATCCAAAATGTCAAAATACAATCAGTTAAACTAAATGTTCCTATTCATTATGGAGAATTTGGAGTAGGTAGAAGCAGCAATGCAGGAGAAAGAAATACAGATATTGTAAGAGGTTTTTACCGTACAATTGCAAAGACCACCATAGCACAATCTATGTCTTATAGTGTTTGGGATGATCGTGGATGGTTTGCCTTAATAAATACTGCAGGTACAAGTTTCACAAACAACATTGTACCCAACATGTTGCAATAA
- a CDS encoding glycoside hydrolase family 2 TIM barrel-domain containing protein has protein sequence MNIFLSVKQHYSMSKMNYKEMVLVCLTFMVIQLNTYSQKTIQNVFNREKLSLNGQWKYIIDPYQMGYLDYRQKPFDESKDGTGGFYENLNPTDKKTKVEYNFEFEPSLQVPGDWNSQDQRLLFYEGTLWYKKDFVVTPKKDKNYFIYFAAVNYESHVYLNGKKIGTHKGGFTPFQFDVTGKLKDGDNFIVVMVDNTRKKDAVPTINTDWWNYGGITRDVLLISTPSIYIEDYKVQLAKDNKDQIEGFIQLKNAAKNETVVVEIPELKIKSTYTVDENGYAKFNFPVKKVQYWSPETPKLYNVIVSSKLDKVTDKIGFRTIKTIDKDIFLNGKSIFLKGISVHDENPLVGGRFRSEGDMRMMLNWAKELGCNYIRLAHYTHNETMLRLADEVGLLVWAEVPVYWTISWTNQETYDNAENQLAVAIERDKNRASIIIWSVGNETPINKDRNIFMGKLVDKVRSIDNTRLVAAALELERHGYTVTVDDVLGNKLDLASFNEYGGWYWSEPKELPKYTFDIKFNKPVVISEFGAGALAGFHGDEDTMWSEELQELFYIKQLEMLEKIDGLRGMTPWILVDFKSPRRQNPIYQNFWNRKGLISETGIKKKAFYVLQKYYETKKMN, from the coding sequence ATGAATATTTTTCTATCTGTAAAACAACATTATTCTATGTCAAAAATGAATTATAAAGAAATGGTTTTAGTCTGTTTGACTTTTATGGTAATTCAATTAAATACCTATAGTCAAAAAACGATTCAAAACGTATTCAATAGAGAAAAATTAAGTTTAAACGGTCAGTGGAAATACATCATTGACCCTTATCAAATGGGCTATCTAGATTACAGACAGAAACCATTTGATGAAAGTAAAGATGGTACAGGTGGATTTTATGAAAATTTGAATCCAACTGATAAGAAAACAAAAGTTGAATACAACTTTGAGTTTGAGCCATCATTACAAGTGCCTGGTGATTGGAACTCTCAAGACCAGCGTCTTTTATTTTATGAAGGAACACTATGGTATAAGAAAGACTTTGTAGTTACACCAAAAAAAGACAAAAACTACTTTATCTATTTTGCTGCTGTTAATTACGAATCACACGTTTATTTAAATGGAAAAAAAATCGGAACTCACAAGGGTGGTTTTACTCCGTTTCAATTTGATGTCACAGGAAAACTAAAAGACGGTGACAATTTTATCGTAGTAATGGTAGATAATACTCGTAAAAAGGATGCTGTCCCAACCATTAATACTGATTGGTGGAATTATGGTGGAATAACTAGAGATGTATTATTAATCTCCACACCTAGCATTTATATCGAAGATTACAAAGTGCAACTTGCAAAGGATAATAAAGATCAAATAGAAGGTTTTATTCAATTAAAAAATGCTGCGAAAAATGAGACTGTGGTTGTAGAAATTCCTGAGCTAAAAATCAAATCTACTTATACTGTAGATGAGAACGGGTATGCTAAATTTAATTTCCCTGTAAAAAAAGTGCAGTACTGGTCTCCAGAAACTCCAAAACTTTATAATGTTATTGTTTCTTCGAAATTAGATAAGGTAACCGATAAAATTGGTTTTAGAACTATAAAAACAATTGACAAAGATATTTTCCTGAATGGTAAGTCGATCTTTCTAAAAGGAATATCTGTCCATGACGAAAACCCGCTTGTAGGTGGAAGATTCCGTTCTGAAGGGGATATGCGAATGATGCTTAATTGGGCAAAAGAATTGGGCTGTAATTACATAAGATTAGCTCATTACACGCACAATGAAACAATGCTAAGGTTGGCAGATGAAGTTGGTTTATTAGTATGGGCAGAAGTACCCGTTTATTGGACCATCTCTTGGACAAATCAAGAAACCTATGACAATGCTGAAAATCAATTGGCAGTAGCGATTGAAAGAGATAAAAACAGAGCCAGTATCATTATTTGGTCAGTTGGGAATGAAACTCCCATCAATAAAGACAGAAACATTTTCATGGGTAAACTGGTAGACAAAGTGAGAAGTATTGACAATACACGCTTGGTAGCGGCAGCTCTTGAATTGGAACGCCATGGCTATACCGTAACTGTTGATGACGTTTTGGGTAACAAATTAGATTTGGCTAGCTTTAATGAATATGGCGGATGGTATTGGTCTGAGCCTAAAGAATTACCTAAATATACATTTGATATCAAATTCAATAAACCAGTTGTTATTTCTGAATTTGGTGCAGGTGCTCTGGCTGGCTTTCACGGAGATGAAGATACCATGTGGAGCGAAGAATTACAGGAGTTGTTCTATATCAAACAACTGGAAATGTTAGAAAAAATTGATGGACTAAGAGGAATGACTCCTTGGATTCTTGTTGACTTCAAGTCCCCACGACGTCAAAACCCAATATATCAAAATTTTTGGAATAGAAAAGGGCTTATTTCTGAAACAGGAATAAAGAAAAAAGCTTTTTATGTTTTACAAAAATATTACGAAACAAAAAAAATGAATTAA
- a CDS encoding RagB/SusD family nutrient uptake outer membrane protein, whose amino-acid sequence MKKIKYFIISTLLVSLTFLSCESFLDEEVIDKVSVDYIYNSPEGLEVGVNALYNRMRQYNAPSGDNTNLQANVFFLAATDLGLHRTWFTPYGANEHTPSRFPSDKWVNAYRIIDRASAIITNSRAVAMDQTAKNKLVAQARVIRGELYLDLISMYGTILLDTVPTTPTNFNDPIEYKAATKEAVFGVINADLDFAVANLDWKVSTGRYGQGVARHIRGKAAMWTGDWQEAADQFDAIITNTTHDLVDLNQVFGENVNHSEALFVYQKNQSLGDGDGLAGGGGFWLGSVFTQRLYEKQSGADATAGNEVILDVNYGGQSLGWFFPNNYLKSLYDKTNDKRFTTYYWPDNHTSYLVNNPKHPRFGQPITAPEDNYRRFHWSLKKYADFQTKLVGTENSYKSYIYYRYAETLLLASEAHHNLGQDVTALGYINKVRRRGYGLNPNTPSAFDFTTWTLNTYLDESARELAFENNRWFLLKRLGLLGERIVLHYRNGDNTGAEANDANSSITPWRSHYINCPVPQSQIDIIGANASQFNIGY is encoded by the coding sequence ATGAAAAAAATAAAATATTTTATCATATCAACACTTTTAGTTTCTCTTACATTCTTATCATGTGAGTCATTCCTAGATGAAGAAGTTATAGATAAAGTTTCCGTTGATTACATATACAATTCACCTGAAGGATTAGAAGTTGGGGTGAATGCACTTTACAACAGAATGCGTCAGTACAACGCGCCATCTGGAGACAATACGAACCTACAGGCTAATGTATTTTTTCTTGCCGCTACTGATTTAGGGCTTCACAGAACATGGTTTACTCCTTATGGAGCAAACGAACATACGCCTTCTCGATTCCCAAGCGATAAATGGGTAAATGCTTATCGTATAATAGACAGAGCGTCTGCAATTATTACAAACTCTAGAGCTGTTGCAATGGATCAAACTGCAAAAAACAAACTTGTTGCACAAGCCAGAGTTATTAGAGGAGAATTATACTTAGATTTAATAAGCATGTATGGAACCATTTTATTAGATACAGTTCCTACTACGCCTACTAATTTCAATGATCCAATTGAGTATAAAGCAGCCACAAAAGAAGCCGTTTTTGGAGTAATTAATGCTGATCTTGACTTTGCTGTAGCTAATTTAGACTGGAAAGTTTCAACAGGCCGTTATGGACAAGGAGTAGCAAGACATATAAGAGGGAAAGCTGCTATGTGGACAGGAGATTGGCAAGAAGCTGCTGATCAATTTGATGCAATAATAACAAACACAACTCACGATTTAGTAGATTTAAACCAAGTTTTTGGAGAAAATGTAAACCATAGTGAAGCTTTGTTTGTGTACCAAAAAAATCAATCACTAGGAGATGGAGATGGTTTAGCTGGTGGAGGTGGTTTTTGGTTAGGAAGTGTCTTTACGCAAAGGCTTTATGAAAAACAATCAGGAGCAGATGCAACTGCTGGAAACGAAGTTATTTTGGATGTTAATTATGGTGGCCAATCTTTAGGCTGGTTCTTCCCTAATAATTACTTAAAGTCTCTTTATGACAAAACAAACGACAAAAGATTTACAACATATTACTGGCCTGACAACCATACCTCTTATCTTGTTAACAATCCTAAACACCCTAGGTTTGGGCAACCTATTACAGCTCCTGAAGACAATTACCGAAGATTCCATTGGAGTTTAAAAAAATATGCTGATTTTCAGACTAAGCTTGTAGGGACAGAAAACAGCTATAAAAGCTACATCTATTACAGATATGCCGAAACACTTTTGTTGGCATCTGAAGCACATCATAATTTGGGACAAGATGTTACAGCTTTAGGATACATAAACAAAGTAAGACGTAGAGGTTATGGATTAAATCCAAACACACCATCAGCTTTCGATTTTACAACTTGGACTTTAAACACTTATTTAGATGAATCAGCTAGAGAATTAGCATTCGAAAATAACCGTTGGTTTTTATTAAAACGACTAGGACTTCTTGGTGAAAGAATTGTGCTTCATTATAGAAATGGTGATAACACTGGTGCAGAAGCCAATGATGCTAATAGCAGTATAACTCCTTGGAGGTCTCATTATATCAATTGTCCAGTACCACAAAGTCAAATTGATATTATAGGTGCAAATGCATCTCAATTTAATATTGGATATTAA
- a CDS encoding TonB-dependent receptor, with the protein MKINIQRNAFKQFNLKRRLGFIVLLSMISLTVNAQTKTVKGTVIDDIGLPLPGATILIEGTTFATSTDIDGKYSISTTPNQKLTFSYVGTKTVTILVGNQTTINATLISDNKLEEVVVVGYGVKKKSDIISSVVRVKAEDLTKVATSDVGEMLRGKAAGVQVSLASGAPGSSSSIQIRGQRSISGGNDPIVIADGVRIGSINDINANDIESLEVLKDAAAQSIYGARAANGVILITTKRGKDGKAKISYNGFSGIQTINRNFDIYSGEEFAQLKREAFRTNNGGVYRPDDQIFSALELESVQSGNYVNWEDLVLQTGQTQNHALNISSGTETFNIFSSVNYINTKGVIPNSDFNKVGLRLNADQKINDWMKVGINTSFQFSESNSPNTSGVILSSITTAPLGKAFNDDGSLRFLPGGFAENKNPLIDLEQTTNFIENRNDILNVFLDVTPFKGFKYRLNTSRRSWNYKRASYNTTKSITGIANAGQGSGAIQFQDEVEWQIENIFTYNFNLKEVNHFGFTAVQSVSETTNNNFQNSSTRIPNDILGINGLESALLNTPTLSAYKRGIVSGVGRVEYDYDNKYYFTVAGRVDGSTVFGKNNKWAFFPSANIGWNVHKENFMSNIDEINNLKLRFSYGSVGNEAISPGLSQSNANQNNYVINGTQVSGYIPGAFLPNPDLRWETSTTFNSAVDFGFFNDRITTTLEYYVTRTKDLLVQEQLDLSSGYSNRWSNIGEIENRGFEATVNANIIRKKDFKLNLGLSFTKNNNKIISLYGKDANGDGIEDNDILNRRFIGQSIGVFYQYQPTGIFQEGENIINSAQPLAVPGDIKLLDVNGDNVINDSDRVITSRAPDWYGTVSLGMEYKGFDMSADFYTVQGVTRDNPFLYGYTEGGSLRGIKNGIKQNYWTPENPGGNFPRPKEGNDPSNIFNLGLQDASYVRLQNITFGYSLPKTITSKLGLSNLRIYVTGSNLITITDFQSYSPEKNPGDYPEPVTLVTGLKLGF; encoded by the coding sequence ATGAAAATAAATATTCAAAGAAATGCTTTTAAGCAATTTAATCTTAAAAGGAGATTAGGCTTTATTGTATTATTAAGCATGATCTCTTTAACAGTTAATGCTCAAACAAAAACAGTAAAAGGAACGGTCATCGATGATATAGGGTTACCACTTCCTGGGGCTACTATTCTTATTGAAGGAACTACCTTTGCAACCTCAACAGATATTGACGGAAAATATTCCATTAGTACTACACCAAATCAGAAACTTACCTTTTCGTATGTAGGTACCAAAACAGTAACCATTTTGGTGGGTAACCAAACCACTATTAATGCAACATTAATTTCAGACAACAAACTAGAAGAAGTGGTTGTTGTAGGTTATGGTGTAAAAAAGAAAAGCGACATTATTAGTTCTGTAGTACGTGTAAAAGCAGAAGATTTAACTAAAGTAGCAACCTCCGATGTTGGAGAAATGCTAAGAGGAAAAGCTGCTGGAGTTCAAGTTTCATTGGCAAGTGGCGCACCTGGAAGTTCATCATCTATTCAAATAAGAGGTCAACGTTCTATAAGTGGAGGAAACGATCCAATTGTAATTGCAGATGGTGTACGAATTGGAAGTATCAATGACATCAATGCCAATGACATTGAATCATTGGAAGTACTTAAAGATGCTGCTGCTCAATCTATATATGGAGCTCGAGCTGCTAATGGTGTCATATTGATTACAACCAAAAGAGGTAAAGATGGTAAAGCAAAAATTTCTTATAACGGGTTCTCTGGAATTCAGACTATCAACAGAAATTTTGACATCTATAGCGGTGAAGAATTTGCACAGCTAAAAAGAGAAGCTTTCAGAACCAACAACGGAGGAGTTTACAGACCAGACGATCAGATATTTTCTGCATTAGAACTAGAAAGTGTTCAATCTGGAAATTATGTAAATTGGGAAGACTTGGTGCTACAAACAGGACAAACTCAAAATCATGCTCTTAATATCTCTTCTGGGACTGAAACTTTCAATATTTTCAGCAGTGTAAACTATATTAATACAAAAGGAGTCATCCCAAATTCAGACTTTAATAAAGTAGGATTGAGATTGAATGCCGATCAAAAAATAAATGATTGGATGAAAGTAGGAATCAATACCTCTTTTCAATTTTCTGAATCAAATAGTCCTAATACGAGCGGTGTTATCCTTAGTTCTATTACAACGGCTCCCCTTGGAAAAGCCTTTAATGATGATGGTTCGTTGCGCTTTTTACCTGGTGGATTTGCAGAGAATAAAAATCCATTAATAGATCTAGAACAAACGACTAATTTTATCGAAAACAGAAATGATATCTTAAATGTGTTTTTAGATGTTACTCCCTTTAAAGGCTTCAAATACAGATTGAATACTAGTAGAAGATCTTGGAATTACAAACGAGCATCATACAATACTACAAAATCGATTACTGGAATTGCGAATGCTGGACAAGGTAGTGGTGCTATACAATTTCAAGATGAAGTAGAGTGGCAAATTGAAAACATCTTTACCTATAATTTCAACCTTAAAGAAGTAAATCATTTTGGTTTTACTGCTGTTCAAAGTGTTTCTGAAACAACGAACAATAATTTTCAAAATTCATCTACCAGAATCCCTAATGACATACTAGGCATAAACGGACTTGAATCGGCATTATTAAACACACCAACGCTTTCAGCATACAAAAGAGGGATTGTATCTGGTGTTGGAAGAGTAGAATATGATTATGATAATAAATATTATTTTACCGTTGCCGGTAGAGTTGATGGCTCAACAGTATTTGGAAAAAATAATAAATGGGCATTTTTCCCTTCTGCAAATATTGGTTGGAATGTACACAAAGAAAATTTCATGAGTAATATTGATGAAATTAATAATTTAAAATTACGTTTTAGTTACGGAAGTGTTGGTAATGAAGCCATTTCTCCTGGACTAAGTCAGAGTAATGCCAATCAAAATAATTATGTAATTAATGGCACACAAGTATCAGGTTACATACCAGGAGCATTTTTACCCAATCCAGATTTGAGATGGGAAACTTCAACAACATTTAACTCGGCAGTAGATTTTGGCTTTTTTAATGACCGAATCACCACTACTTTGGAATATTACGTTACTCGAACAAAAGATTTATTAGTTCAAGAGCAGTTAGACCTGTCTTCTGGATACAGCAATAGATGGAGTAATATTGGTGAAATCGAAAATAGAGGATTTGAAGCAACAGTAAATGCTAACATTATCAGAAAAAAAGATTTCAAATTGAATCTAGGTTTGTCTTTTACTAAAAACAATAACAAAATAATTAGTTTATACGGTAAAGATGCAAATGGAGACGGTATAGAAGATAATGATATATTGAATAGAAGATTTATTGGTCAGTCTATTGGTGTTTTTTACCAATACCAACCTACTGGAATTTTCCAAGAAGGTGAAAATATCATAAATTCAGCACAACCATTGGCTGTTCCTGGAGACATTAAATTGCTAGATGTAAATGGTGACAATGTAATTAACGATAGTGACCGTGTAATTACTTCAAGAGCTCCAGATTGGTACGGAACCGTTTCTTTGGGTATGGAATACAAAGGATTTGATATGTCTGCCGATTTTTATACGGTACAAGGTGTTACAAGAGACAATCCTTTTCTATATGGTTATACAGAAGGAGGATCATTAAGAGGAATCAAAAACGGAATTAAACAAAACTATTGGACACCAGAAAATCCTGGAGGAAACTTCCCTAGACCTAAAGAAGGAAATGACCCTAGCAATATTTTTAATTTAGGCTTGCAAGACGCTTCCTATGTTAGATTACAAAATATAACTTTTGGTTATTCTTTGCCTAAAACAATAACTTCAAAATTAGGATTATCAAATTTAAGAATATATGTAACGGGTAGCAACTTAATAACTATAACGGATTTTCAATCGTATAGTCCAGAGAAAAACCCTGGTGATTATCCAGAACCAGTGACACTTGTTACCGGACTTAAATTAGGATTTTAA